In Salvelinus alpinus chromosome 22, SLU_Salpinus.1, whole genome shotgun sequence, one genomic interval encodes:
- the LOC139549315 gene encoding tumor necrosis factor receptor superfamily member 19-like: MAWMFGHTWLLLLIFHVIYSSLVPVTAEEETSECREQEYKDQLGNCKPCKQCDAGQELSKECGFGYGEDARCVPCRSNRYKEDRSLQKCKPCLDCGLNNRFQKGNCSTTRNAVCGDCLPGFYRKTKLSGFQDMECIPCGDPPPPYEPHCSGRVNLVPIPPVVTSPRDMALAAVICSALATVLLALLILCVIYFKRQLLEKKPSASLRSQDGLYSGAELSCLDRRKLHDFPQRPCCQCHHGPGHTCGPVHLIPSLCCDEICSLGRSRDTSPLQSQISLNEGCCRNPCEENVLAYLKAHPEPCISREAGETWPLMQNPGCVESLGSPRCNPEPTERCDVEEEGEEKEEEGCTLSEDTQEKPTDQSQEKTGALTEVLLPKQQPSSLEG; this comes from the exons ATGGCCTGGATGTTTGGTCACACCTGGTTACTTCTACTGATATTTCATGTAATATACTCATCTCTG GTTCCTGTAACGGCAGAGGAGGAGACCAGTGAATGCAGGGAACAGGAGTACAAGGATCAGCTCGGGAACTGTAAACCCTGCAAACAGTGCGACGCGGGACAGGAGCTATCAAAG GAATGTGGCTTTGGTTACGGAGAGGATGCCCGGTGTGTGCCCTGCAGAAGCAACCGCTACAAAGAGGACCGGAGCCTGCAGAAGTGCAAGCCCTGCCTGGACTGTGGCCTGAACAACCGCTTCCAGAAGGGCAACTGTTCCACCACCAGAAATGCTGTGTGCGGAGACTGTCTGCCTGG GTTTTACAGGAAAACTAAGCTGAGTGGATTCCAAGATATGGAGTGCATACCATGTggggaccctccacctccatatGAACCACACT GTAGCGGGCGGGTGAACCTGGTTCCCATCCCACCGGTGGTGACCAGTCCTCGGGACATGGCTCTGGCAGCAGTCATCTGTAGCGCTCTGGCCACCGTGCTGCTGGCCCTGCTCATCCTCTGTGTCATCTACTTCAAGAGACAGCTGCTGGAGAAGAAGCCCAGCG CATCTCTAAGGTCCCAGGATGGTCTGTACAGTGGAGCAGAGTTGTCGTGCCTGGACCGACGGAAGCTCCATGACTTCCCTCAGCGCCCATGCTGTCAGTGTCACCACGGGCCAGGCCACACCTGTG GCCCAGTGCACCTGATCCCCTCCCTGTGCTGTGATGAAATCTGCAGTCTGGGCCGGAGCAGAGACACCAGCCCCCTCCAGTCCCAGATCAGCCTCAACGAGGG ATGCTGCAGAAACCCCTGTGAGGAGAACGTCCTGGCCTATCTGAAAGCCCATCCAGAGCCCTGCATCTCCAGAGAGGCTGGCGAGACATGGCCACTCATGCAGAACCCCGGCTGTGTCGAGAGCTTGGGATCGCCCCGCTGCAACCCAGAACCCACAGAGAGGTGCGATGTGGAGGAAGAGGGcgaggagaaagaggaagaggggtgCACGTTAAGTGAGGACACACAGGAGAAGCCAACTGATCAGAGCCAGGAGAAGACTGGTGCCCTGACAGAGGTCCTCCTTCCAAAGCAGCAGCCATCTTCACTGGAAG GATGA